Within Engraulis encrasicolus isolate BLACKSEA-1 chromosome 8, IST_EnEncr_1.0, whole genome shotgun sequence, the genomic segment GGAACGAGGGGCCGTGAAGATGCCTGCGGAGGGACAAGGGGTTACAGAACATGATATATACATATATTGTTATAGatatttgttggtctttttgttgATCTTATGACttcattttgataggacagtcagaAAGTGACCGGAACGAGGGGCTGTGAAGATGCCTGGTGAGGGGGGATTGGTTGCATAACATTATATATATAGGCATAGATATATATTTTTAGATATTTGTTGttctttttatgactttattgttgatagacaaaagacagagggggtGTCGCACCATTAACTTCAGTCCTTATGCTGTGAGTGTTGGTTCCgaagcgataatccacagaagcaaagagtggaactcgcaACTGGATTGAAGGCTTCCAAAAGCAAGCAAACTGGCAGGTCTGTTTTACAACTGTGAGTTGAACTGCAAGAAGCCTTACTGTACCAAGAATAGACTTGTAGCCATTTGTTTGACTGTAAGTAAGAGGTCTTACCAAGCGTGGGCTTGTAGCCATTTGTTCAACTGTAAGTAAGAGGTCTTACCAGCGTGGGCTTGTAGCCATTTGTTTGACTGTAAGTAAGAGGTCTTACCAAGCGTGGGCTTGTAGCCATTTGTTTGACTGTAAGTAAGAGGTCTTACCAAGCGTGGGCTTGTAGCCATTGCCCTCGTTGAGGCTGATGGTGTTGAAGGGGATGCAGACCTCAGTGGTGAAGGGGCCAAAGCAGTTGTTGCCGTTCTCCAGCCTGACGTCCATCGCTGTGAAGGCAACCTTGGTGGCAGGACCTTGGTAGTGGCAGACAAATATTTAAAACTCATTTATTGGACTTCACCACCAGTTCATAACATACAATATTTTCCCTACAACATCTCCCTTCGGCatgagaagggaggagccctctccttcacactctcaaTTCAAGAAAAACATCTGGaaaagacccccccaccccccagctccCCTGAATCCAAAACAGAGCATTTGTTACCATCTAAATGTCAAACTTTTAATATCATCAATTGTTCACAGTCCTTTCTTTGTGCCCCATTTCTTTTCGAACAGTTCAAGATAGTAGTGGCAGACAAGAACAGGGTCAGAGAGAACCAAGACAATAGACATGCTTTAATTTGCcctgttttttgtctgtgtcaTGGTGGATATTCAATTCCCCTCCATGGTTGTAGAGGGAGCTGTCCTTGTCTCCCaggtggtggttggttggttaCTCATATTAGCTTACCTAAGAGCTCCTGCAccaggtaggctactgtagtaaCCTACAGTACCTGTGAGCTCCTGACCTCGTTGGTCACCAATCTGGGAGCTCCTGGTTGCTGTAGTAACCAACCTGTCAGCTCATGGTTGCTGTAGTAACCAACCTGTCAACTCATGGTTGCTATAGTAACCAACCTGTCAACTCATGGTTGCTGTAGTAACCAACCTGTCAGCTCCTGGTTGCTGTAGTAACCAACCTGTGAACTCTTTAACCTGGTTGGCGAGGTCGTCGATGCCCATGTAGATCTGCACCAGGCGCTCGATGGTGTTGTCCTCCAGCTTCATGGCGTCGTCGGCAACGCAGCAGCAGCCTCGCTGGCGCTTGAAGGCACACTCGCAGTCCCAGTCGCCACAGGGCAACTCTCCCATGTACGACACTGGAGGGTTGCAATGGCAgacaggaaggaagaaagaaagaaaggaagaaagaaagaaagaaagaaacaaacaaacaaacaaacaaaaagaaggtTTCGCACACCAATAAAATCTTGTTGAGGTGCTGGCCACTTGTGTACCCAAAtatcaaagaaaataaagaaaatgctgCACATTCTGCTCGATGTATTTATTTGACGTGAAGTGACGTTGGCCgaattaaaacatggagcagagtgtgtggcAGCCGCAGAAGGCCAGGGGGCCGAAACGTCACTTTCAGAGTTAACGcgcagactagatatggctgccagCTGCCAGGGCtccttgatggtggtggtaagtattcatgaaaaaggtaacattagtgaatgggtaacttgaattctggaaataaacagctaaaaatctcatacagtgtacctttaaagacccATTTTTTTCAATAGGCTATTGCATCTTTTCATAATTcagcaatttttgacttttggccaatcagggactCCATGGTAGGTGGGCgccctaggatgcagccatatctagtctgcaCGTTAATCTGACCCTGTCTAGAGGTAACAATAGGGGAGAGAGAATAAGCCTAAGGTAAACATAGCCTACCTACATACTTTACCTTGCGtacaaactagggatgcaaataattaatcgattaatcgatttaatcgatcaatgcgttaatcgattaaaaaacatttatcgcaattaatcgacaattcaactgacaagagacccaggtgaaatgggtatgtaaagtgtgtgtgaagaggggtgggaatagtgggaatatttaaatcacctttggattaaagaattgaaatataattaatttaaatatGGTATTTTATCTCAGTATTTAATTAAAatctttagatttagtaggtcttttttcgagaaacattgagatttcggggggaaacgccgcctatcaattaatcgtaagtcgatcgataaggttatcaactaatgattaatgaattaatcgataatttgcatccctagtgaaaACTCTCCAAAGAGCAAAAATTCTTCCCCACGGCCAGGCCAATGGCcgaacagagagacaaacagcaaAGCACAGACAAAGTGGTGCACAATAggctacacactctctctctctctctctctctctctctctctctctctctctctctctcacacacacacacacacacacacacacacacacactactatcttGCCGAACCAAGAAAGACAGTGAAACAAACCTGCAGTCTCTTTCATGAGCTGAAAAGTGGTGGACGTTGCCGCACCCTGTGCCGCGCCGCGACTGATACACAGCACCCCCAACAGGCACAATGCAGCTACTGCAGTCTTCATGCTTTTCACTGAAAAATGAATCCATTAGCGATTGTTTATTAGATATTCAATTATTTACCCACTGAACAGACATGTTAATTATTCAATTATTAGTGAGGACATGCTATTTCAAGCATTCATTTCAGACAGATCTTCTTTGGTTTGACACTATGGAAAATCAACAAAACTTCAATGTCATACAATGAAGATGCATGATATGTAAATGGTTTCCTAATTAGCCTTCTGTATAATGAAAGCCTAAAGTTTGTTGTAAAGAATGTCATCATAATAAAGACATTTAACTACAATTTTTGGAGggtatttttcaacaaactattACAACTAAACAATTACCCTGAGCCAAAGAGCACCCATCAGAACACACAtgtcttttttctatttttcttaaggGACTGAACATGCCTCTGACTTGCAACAATTATAATAAAAGCCTATTCATGGAAATAATGTTGACAAATCTGAAGGACTCATCTGACACAAAACAAAAGTTTAAAATCATGCTACTAAACACTGATGGATCACTCTGACCAGCACTGACCAGCACTGTATActgactctttctctcactgtaaaaaaaataccagctgccccAGAATTCCAAGTTTAAATCCTTcatgtaagttgtgtgaagcgttgaattgcagctttgtgtgcaaacacacacaactccacagaACTTATAATAATAACCTAAATTAACTTGAGATTCTGAGGCAGCTGATTGTGATTTCAAGTTATAGCAGAATAAAATAACTATCTAAAAAAAACTATCTATAACTAAaaaagttatcatgacttatcgcttatatcattttttacagtgtaccacTTTGCAGTGATCACTGCGGTTGACTGCATGTACTTACGTGGTTGGTCAGCAAAGGTGTCTCCCGGCAACTCAGAGTGCGGTAGGGCAGAGTTCCGTTCTAGAACTTAGCGGAGTGGAGGAGTTTTATGCAGGGGGTGGTGTCACTGGAGCATTGGGtgcaatacaacaacaaaaaaacacaccacaccacaacacaaacctatcacaacactgcagcacaacacagcagcacaacacagcaccacCTTCCTGACATGGTGTGAACCTGCTCATTGATTGATGTCATAAGTAGGACACCTCACTCtggatagtcacacacacacacacacacacacacacaaactcgcacgcacgcatgtatgtgcgcgcacacacacacacacacacacacacacacacacacacacacacacacacacacacacacacacacacacacacacacacacacacacacacacacacacacagcagcagcggcaTTCACAGACaataaacacacccacccacagacagaaacaaaggAGGAAGATCCTACAGATATGTCTGGATATTGAGTGTCATCTTCCTGACTGGGTGTGAAACGCATGTGTGAATAGCCCAGAAAACCTTTTTGTTCCACAATGATCTTCCCCGAATTCTTTCTCCTCAGCCCTGGATCGTGTTTCCCATTGCTCAGAAGATGGTGTTATGTTGTTGTGAAGCGACGAAGATGAAAACAGATGAATTCTGCCAATAATGCGTCTCATTGTCACTTGCCGGTCAGAGCAGAATTGAGTTTCCCAGCTGGTCAAAACCTGACACACCTGGAAGCTTTGGAACAACTGTGTCTTCCTTGCGCaacagagagatggaagagattgGGCGCTCCATTTCTCATCTTCAACTCTCGCATGGGGAATCAGCCAGCctttcatagtttttttttttccgtaCTGTATTTTGATGGTGTATACAGTGAGACTGACCTCTCTGCCAGTCTCTTGTGTGAGGACCTACTTCAGTGAGCGATACTTTTTCATATCCTCTTTTTTCAATATGGCCTGATTAATATCCAAAATGAACCCACAGTAGGCTGCGCGCGGCACGCCATCAATGTTTCTGTTATCATGTACTTCTCACATCCACTTTCATACAGTACAGAATCGAAgtccaagcaaacaaacaaagttTGCAACACCACACCCagacaagcgcacgcacgcacacacgcaggcacgctggcacacacgctggcacacacatgtttttgcctgcctgcttgtttatttgtttgtttgtttattcaacTGTTTGCTTTTACACTTTCAATTCCACAGGTTTGCAACAAGAATATTGTTTGTCAGTTTGACACTTCCCACCTATTcctttttttaatgtaatttttTATGGGCTTCTTCGCCTTAATaccagacaggacagtgaggagtgacaggaagtgaatgtggagagagacggggtagggatggcaaatcaCCCAGTCCAGAGTCAAACCCTGGGTGCATCCCCCAGGCACGCAagccaaatgtggggggcctagCGCCCTTGACCTCTCATCCCCAAGATGCACCTTGTTTCGGCACTTTTGTTTAGGGCGTTGtatgctgtggcgcagtgcgctgaccccccccttttttttcagcctttattgttttttgtcagagccaTACAGtaggagagtcgggcaatctccactgtgtcctagggccgacttcgcattagcaaaattagctggtTTAGCGTCTCAGAGCTGCTtggcgttgcgaatgttagtgcctagaagtgggcgtagcacacagcaaatgcaatgcgatgcaatgcagggaatatgacaagacttgctgttcgtagtaataacttcagataaacatcacagatggtaaaactgttgtgattatcattaccgagacagttgatagtttacatatttgtggtgattactccgcagtatagttcgttagtccttacttttggctttttatgtggtggttctatgttgagtctatggaaagacagccgctttaggcacgaccttgatctcgttgaaaggcggggctgcactttatttcctggtcctccatttgcgtaactctcccactgtatggctctggtttttgtgagacaggatagtggaggagatacaggaaatgagctgggagagagagatggggaaggaccggtaAAGGAACCAGactgggaattgaacccaggtcggccgagtggtaaacgtgtgccctaccatatactcatgaacggtcatccaggtactttgctcgtaaatgtgcgtcaCGCCCCTTTatggctgaaaacaaaccaaatgtctcatcaacttacatggtacatcggctaccctaaatgaacacagtacatgcttcagtcacggctgtttggcaatattatttgaacagccggcaacacaacacgttttcggcatgttgcgcatgaacaacgcttatctacaggtccttatctttcgtttattaaaccccaataacaccaattgacttgcattgcctgttttcccccacaaatgggcgtaacgcacatggaaaacgtcacgccgttcatgagtatcagccacggtagggccaagccccccacatttgggctcaagtctgaccggggtcatttcccagccctaccccatatctctctccagctcgTTTCCCGtttcctctcacactatcctgtcataataaagggcCCCAAAAAACCAaagcatattttaaaaaaagaagataggacagtatgag encodes:
- the cbln18 gene encoding cerebellin 18 → MKTAVAALCLLGVLCISRGAAQGAATSTTFQLMKETAVSYMGELPCGDWDCECAFKRQRGCCCVADDAMKLEDNTIERLVQIYMGIDDLANQVKEFTGPATKVAFTAMDVRLENGNNCFGPFTTEVCIPFNTISLNEGNGYKPTLGIFTAPRSGYYSFTYSIYSNVGAQGNRLYYLARLMLDGEVVASSWEDNREDSEDNASQTVVLRVRRGCQVYVQLYSGRQLCGQQPGRSTFSGFLLYPITD